A stretch of DNA from Cryptomeria japonica chromosome 4, Sugi_1.0, whole genome shotgun sequence:
agacatggaccagctaggactcgaacctaggaccttccacatgctgttggagtgctctaccattgagatATTGGcctctcttggaccagtccatcgtcggtccaggtgtggcttatttccaacaccaacacccccccttaagccacacctctcgtgtgcttggggctcctagcctgaacctagctctgataccatgttgagacatggaccagctaggactcgaacctaggacatTCCATacattgctggagtgctctaccactgagctactggcccctcttggactagtccatcatcggtccgggtgtggcttatttccaacaccaacacccccccttaagccacacctcccgtgtgcttggggctcctaacctagacctggctctaataccatgttgagacatggaccagttaGGACTCGaatctaggaccttccatacgctgctggagtgctctaccattgagctattggcccctcttggactagtccatcgtcagTTCGGGTGTGTCTTATTTCGAACATCAACAGATACATGATCACATTCTAAGAGTCAAATGGAGTTTTAAACATGAAACAAAGCATGAAGAAAGAGAACAAAGTTACTAAGTAATGAGAGCAATAGTAGCTAGAGGAGGCTGAGGGTCTCAGACATTAAACTTGTCTCACACATCACTGAGGACCAAAGTGATGTCAAGAACATTCCATCTTTGATTAGTGTCCCTATCTTTATCTTTAGCATCAATGAGAGTTGGAGAGATCACCAAAGAAATATGATGAAACAATTAGAAAAATGAGCAATaagccaccaagaaatatcagtcaatgaTCCAAATGCTAAAAATAAACTCTAAGGAATTTCAAAGTGTTGGACATTACAtctattattataatttatattaataaataaattaattagttaGGTTAGTCGAGAAGTTATATTTTTGTAGGCAATTTTCATAGGTAAAATAAAACTTTTAAAAGTCATTGTATTGAAATGTAATATCAATATGAAGAATCCCAATcccaataaaaaatgaatcaatttATCAATTTAATTTTCTTGTGAAATTATGTAATCTTGCATATCTTACCACTATTTTGACTTTGCATCGGAGTAGTTAAATATTGTTGTTACTAAGTATTGAAATCTTCATATAAGAATTACCTTTGTAGAgtattttgttggccatttaaaTAATATTGGGCACGAGGATGTGTTGATAAAGGCATGAATGATATTATGTTGTTGTTAAGTTGAAACATTGTTTTTCTCAATATGAGAAGAGGAGCCAATATTAATATGAAGAAATAAATATTTCAATGTCAAAGTTGTTGATAAGGTGTGGAATTAGGAAACAATTTGCTTGGCAATTTCACAGCCATGTGTATGCTAACATAGCATGTGAAGAAGGTAGTTTGTACATCGAAACACTTAGgacaattatcaaatcaaactaTTTGTATCATTACCATTAGAGACAATGTTCCTTTAGGcatgtgaagaatagatcacatgGTTTTGTTTTCTCTAACAATCACATAGAAGTGTGAgaataatgttttaatatttacAAAAAGAAAAGGGCATTTTCAATAGATGTTGTTGTTTATATTACAaatttattatttctatttatCTTTGAAAAGGGGACATTTAAGTGGCACTAGAGCATCTTTCATGTTATTGTGTGACTTGATGTTTGTTCATGCAAACAACCAGGTACCTATAAAGAGAAAAGAGAATTTAGATAATAATGGTTAATAAAAATGAGGAAAATCATTTCAGAAAggtttttaaaaccaaaaagacAGAGTTGGTTAGAGAATTTCAATCATTCACGAGGAAAAGTATGACATAAAATGTTAATATCTTGAAAGATATAGTAATAAAATGAATAATATAGTGTAATGTATGTTCCTATGAACCCTCTATGCCACCCTTCTTACCAATCATTTTTGAGTTTTCTGAATTATTTTATAAATCTATTGAGTGGAAAGTTAGCAAAGATAGAGTATTAaggcttttttcattttttttttcaatatataattttttattaatttccaAAGTGGATGTatcctaaaaaaaacaaaaaaataagcaTTCCGCattaaaagaatgaaaaataaaaaataaaaaattaatgtatataaaatgaaataatacatgcattttttttacaaaattttttACAATACTAAGATTAATTAGACATCAAGAcctaaatatattcaaattttaaaatatgacTAGAAAGATAAGGTAGAGTTTTACTTTGTAATGTTATTTTTGGGGAATTTAAACTAAAATATAGGAACTTGATGGAAAGTGTACTTaacatttgtttattttttatgctTTTTGTAAGAGATGTGCTTGGTAGATCATTAGAATTAGTAAATTTAAATATTCTCAAAATCGAAGGGTGATATTTGAATGGCTATTAAttagaatgcatgtgcattacatATGTACATGTTTTATGATAATGCATACAATCCTTAATGAATGCACATTATAACATGCATGCATTATGCTTTCTCAAGAATGTGAGCATGTTTTGAAGAATCATAAAAAAATGTTCACTTTTTGGCCCCACAAAGTTTAAGATATATGATCAAATCATAGTAATATTAGATTTGCATTATCTTAAAATTAGTAAATGTAAAACCCCCATGTCAACCCTAAGGTTTATAATGTATTAAAATTAGAAAATGTATAGCCCTAATGCCAACTGTAAAGGTTATAAGTATGAATGAGTTCTCcaaaaaccaaaggaaaataaacTTTCTTTGAGCTAAATCTAGGCTAATTTAATCAAAATCATGCAAATACGAACATATTAATTTAGATTAATAAAAACTAATACCATTAACTAATATATTATGAAATAGTACATGCTAATGTTCATAAACTAATTGTGATAAAAAAATTTACTTAGCTCCATGTTCAAGGAAGATTAATAATTTTCTTGTTCGCACATTGAACTTAAGATGCCTTAATTAAAAATGGTGATACGTTAATCTATACCTTTCCTTGGAATATCTATATGGGGTCAAGTTTATGATTGAGAGTTAGATTTACACTTGTAAAATTTCTTGGACCCAGAAAAATAATTTTGTGGCCTATTTGTGTTTGCCTAACTCTTTTTGATATAGAAAACTagctatatttaaaaataattttgaagGGTTTTTTTTATGTTGCAAGGGAATATGTTTACATAGGTCCACCCTTAAAATAGGTGTAAAAGAAAGAAGACAACAAATTTCAACCATGTATTCAATCTAAAGGATGAATGTACAAATCTAGATTTGTTTTAGAGCTTAAAACTAAAGTGTTTCTTTAAATAAACATGAATGATAGCAATCTAAGGATGATAAAAggatataattgaatccatttaaATATAAacacatatcaacaaatcatgtaAACTTGTGTTAAGCTAGCCTTATGAAGAAAGTAAGAGATAGGAGATGaccaaaattgaatttaaaattttgagGGTCAAGTTCATAGTCATAGGATCAAACCTACACCCTTATAAAATTCAAAATCGAATAAAAATAATAACTTTACAAATTTTAATATTCTAATAATTTCATTTTGTTTCATTAACAAAAATATACTGcacaattataaaaataaaaattaacctttTTAATTAACTCagagaaatataaaaataaaaattgtgagCCTTTTTTAAATAACTCCCATTGGTCGAATCTTCCATTCAAGGGTGCCCATAATTTGAAAAACATTTCAAATACCTAGATTATGAAATAAATTTGATAGGAAGGGCTCTAACCCGATTGATCCATGGGTGACGTATCACGCCCAGTCTACACGGCGATGGCGACTTCATTTATCTTAGTGCGCATCAACTTATGTTTAAAAGTTTTGGGGCAACCCTCTGTTGATTTGATTGCCCTACGCAGGCGTACTGACGAACATAAAATACAAACAGTAAAAGCCAACTCTGCGAATAACTCTGGTAAGTAGTTATCAACTTCTTTTTCAGTGAAAGTACGCTGTAAGTCCTCATCATTTGAGCAAAACTTGCAAAACTGAATAGTATGAGGCGGCTCATCTTGATGTTATCATTCCAGTCAAAAAGATTTATATCCGTCTATTTATCTACCCATAGATTCCAAAGCCTTCTAGAAACCTTTCGGCTACACCTATATATATCCAGTCCGAGTAGGGATTGAAGCATGGCTCATTTCATTTCAAGTACAATGGAGATGAATTTGAGAGATGCGGCAATTGCCCTTATTCTGGCCACCTGTATCGTATGGAGTGCTTCTGCAGGAAGCATAGCCATATACTGGGGCCAAAATGGCAACGAAGCCTCGCTTACCCAAACCTGCGCCACCGGTAATTTCAAATTCGTCATTCTCGCATTTCTCCCCGTCTTTGGAAGCGGCCAAACACCGCAGCTCAATCTGGCGGGCCACTGCGACCCTTCCTCCGGCGGCTGCAAATCGCTGAGCGCCGAAAGACAATCATGCCAGCAGAGAAACATAAAGGTGTTTCTCTCCTTGGGAGGAGGCGCTGGAAGCTATTCCATCGCCTCTGCTCAAGATGCACACAACGTAGCGAACTATCTGTGGAACAATTTCCTTGGCGGGAGTTCTTCGTCACGGCCTCTGGGCGACGCTGTTTTAGACGGGATCGACTTTGATATCGAAGCAACGACTGAGCACTGGGACGATCTCGCCAGAGCGGTGTCTGCGCTTTCCTCTCGCGGCGGCAAAAAGGTGTTCCTCAGCGCCGCCCCGCAGTGCCCTTTTCCAGACGCCTATGTAGGAAACGCCCTGCAGACGGGGCTGTTTGACTTTGTTTGGATTCAGTTCTACAATAACCCCCCTTGCCAATACGCAAACGGAGGCGCTTCTTTGGTTAGCTCGTGGAAGCAGTGGATAAATTCCATACCCAAAACGACGAGTTTCTTTCTTGGGCTTCCTGCGTCCAGCAGCGCTGCAGGTAGTGGGTTCGTTCCCGCGGCTACGCTGAAGTCGAGTGTGCTGCCTCAGCTGAAGAAGTCGTCGAAGTATGCGGGAGTGATGCTGTGGTCCAAGTTCTATGACGAGCAGACTCAATATAGCTCATCTATTAAAGGTTCTGTCTGATATCATACTTGATCGTAGGTAATGGTGTGTCTTGCTAAATAATACTCGAGTGTGATGTATTTAGATAGGTAATACTCGAGTTTTAATAATGCTCATGGCTTCCACGAGCTCCCTACACGTAATGAGCTGAAAAGAAAAATTGGGTGCATTAGATTTTGTCTTCTGTAGTAAAATTAAAAGTACGTTACCATTAAAATTTAAAGTTCAGTTTTCATAGTGGATTGGATTATTTCTAAAGTATTAAGGTTTTTTTTTTGTCCTACTAAATTATGAGAGCTATATAATCAAACATCTAAACtatttaaaatcaataaacaaatcaCAGACgactctttttattttttttcttttttctaatgtttttataaaattatatatcattTTGAAGGTGAAATCAttaattatcattgatgtcaaaggtatgaAGAACATATTATGGGTTTGAATGAAATTGTATGAAGGTCATTAATCATCCACATGTTTGATGTCTTCGTGATGAAGTTTGGTGATTTGGTTTAATGACTATCCTTCATATAGAATCATGGACTTAAACTTTTCAGTCCAAAATATGGGACATGGTTATGAATATTACTTAGCAGACTTTCCTTTGGTACCTAAAAAGatgatatataaataaatattaatatattctaTGTTTGCCAACCAAGTATGTAACAATAGGATGTGTTAAATTGTAGCAACACAACAATGATTATTAGaagtaataattgaagagcatAAAGGAGTTGCAAATCTATTATAGTAGCaaatttgatgaaataattaaCTTCATCATATTCAAATCAAGCACCCACAAGATTGACTTAAACTACCAATACATAAAAAAGATTAGTCACATAGAAGTAATCTAAAGGATTAGTTGTTGATTGTTGAAGCATGAACGCATATTAATAGTACATTTGTTTGAAGGCAATAATTAATCTAAAGGAGGAACTATTCATATATATTAAAGGTAGAGCTTATTTTAATAAAGGTAGCAattaataaggacaacaatcaAGCAGTAATAGAGGCATGCATTTAAAGGACTCCTCCTTTGGAAATAATGCATTCATTATGTAGCGTGTCTTCATTTTTGTGGtataaaaaaaggagaaaaaatgtagtatgaaaaaaattgaaaattaaaatagaGTATCATTTCAATTTAAGTAGATATTGAGCAAATATAATTTTCAGGAGAACATTTGTCTAAAAATGTTACAAGTAGAGTTTTGAAAGAAagaatatgtaattcatttatttaAGAACATATTTGTGAAAGACAGAACATGTTATAAGAAAGTATATGCAAATTTTAGAAGGAAGTGTTGAATGGTAAATAATAAACCAATACACCAACATAGGTCTATAGAGATCCAAAGGATATATATCCAATTTTGAAAGAGGAATAAGAAGATTTGTGGATGAAGATGATATTATTCAAGATATAAATTTGAAAGAGAAGAATATGCATGATTTGAGTGGAACAATGAAGCAAATAGAATATATATAAGCAATACTCAAAGGGATTGGGTGTGGAGAAATGAGTATGTGTTTTATGTCAGAGCTTAATGAAGGATATGCATGCAAAGAGAATATGCAAGCTTGAGTGATCATAAAATTGAATTTATGTGTTGGTAAATGAAGGGAATCATAGAATGACTAAATGAATGAGATTGTAATATCCATCATCCATTGAAGAAGCAATAAACTAAAGGTGATACTTTATTAAGTTAGAGGTTGGCGCCTCATATTGAAAAGGCTAGTATCTAATATTAAAGAGATTGGTTTCTCTTACTTAGTTGGTGCTTAGTTGTGGGTATTGGTGTCTCCAAGTAGCTTAGTTACTATCAATTTTGTAAGAATTATAAATAATGTTTTGTCATGGTTTTCTCTtgtaagggtttccacataaatcatGTGTTCTAATTGTGTTGTGTAGTTGTTGCATCTCATGTGAATGATATTGTGTAATTAATGTATTTGTGATTGTTAAGTTGAAATAGTAAAAGATACTATACTATTGATTTACCCTCTCCTCTTAGTCTAATATTGTGCTCATGAATTGGTATCATACTTGGTTCCTTTGAAAACTCTAATGATTTAAAGGTTTATCTTGCGTAGCAtatgacaaaaacaaaaaaaataatggaAAAAGAAATACCAAGCAAAGAATTGATCAACAAGTACCAACAAAATCAAATACAAGTGATGGGGTGACATATGGAACACACATGGTAACAAAAACAAATAATGATCTCTCTGAAAGAAAAGAATAGATGGATTTAAAAGATGAAGACTATAATGGAAGGGATGTGAAAGGTAATTAAAGGATAACTCATCTGTGCCCAAGATGAGATGAAGAGgtttggaaagaagaataaaacaCTAGAGCTACAACTATGTGAGGACAATGAATTTAATTTATAGTTAGTACAAATCCTTTAATAATCTAAGAAGATAATTTTTGATCTAGAAGCTCAAATTAAAGTCAAGAAAAGCATTGAAAAAGAGTTGAGAACCCAATTGAAAGTGAAGGGTGAAGATTTTGATAGATTAGAATCTAATGTTGTTTCCTTGAGAAATGAACTAGAAATTATGCATTGTCCAAGTTGACCAAAAGCCTTAAGTTTGATAAAAATATTGAGATTTTGGATGACATATTAAATGAGAAAAGGTCTCCATTTAATAATATAGGTCTGTTAGTGTACATAGGGACTTAAAAAAATTAGTTAGCTTATAGCATGCATAGAGATAATCCTATTAACATTGATTAAGTATCCACTTAGGGAATTTTAGTATTTTGTATCCCTTCATCTAATTGAAACACATGTTATCATTTTGTATGATACATAGTGCATACACTTGCCAGGTGTGCTCACAAGTGTCCCATGTCTTTGATTAGATTAGCAGGAAAAGGGCCTTGATCCCAAGTACATAACAATGGACTAAAGGATCAAACCACAAGAAATAGAATGCAACTAAGGACCAACAACCAAAAACCAACTAGGCTATCCCATAGGACCCGACATCAAAAAGTAGTAGGGAATAAGCTACTAATTGATATGGCTTAACATATAACCTAAAGTAACCATAGGGTTCTTATCAAAACACATAGGCCAACCAAAAAACCAACAAAGTTTTTAATTAGCATAATAAATAGCAATTAAATAGTTTTTAGGGATATAGATAAAGTCCTAGTTCTATGAATATGACCCCCCAACCCTTTCTTTGGATTGAGTGTGCCCTTCTCAGCATCCTTTGGTGGGTGAATTTTGGAGACAAATCCTACCACACCTATTTTGGAGTATCTAGaaggaaaggaataataggatctttagAGAGGAGGAGAAAACCATGAAGAGGTGTTTATCCACTTTTCTAAACTCCTAAAAGATAACACAATTGATCGTAGGTGGGCATGCCCCTCTTACCTCCCTTGCCTTTTGATGATTAAATAACCAATAATTGGAATCTGCCCAACTCTTATACCAGATTTGACAACTCAAAAAGGATATAGAGAATCAATAAACATTGGTAACCTCCTCAATCTGTGTGGCACAAGTTGAACTTTGATAGGGTGTCTAAGAAAGGTTTGGCTGCAATGGGAGAAGCAATTTGATCTAGCATGACTGCCTTGGTGGCATCTTACACACGTAGTCTAGAGGAGGCTACTAGTAACCAAGTAGAGGGAATGGTATTTCATTGGGGGTTAAAGATTACCCTCTCAATAGGAATCCATGTTCTTGATATTGAGGGTGATTTGATGTTCATTATGGATTTTATCAAAGGTAATAACATGGTAGAATGGACCATTGATGGGACTATCAATGATATTTACATCTTTGTCAAATTTCTAGGGAATAAATATATTTGCTTTCAAGAAAGGAAAACATATCATTAATACTTCACCAAGGAGGATTTTGTTTCAGCCTATGTTAGAATGGGGGATTAAAAATAGGGTGTATACATCTATCAATCCATAATCAAAACTAGATTTCATTAGTCATTGTAGTTGCACGTGCCCCTGTAGATATGTATGTGAAGTGTGGAAGCATAGACACAAcacatgaattgtttgacaaaatgcctcacaaAAATGGTGTTTTGTGGAGTACCATGATTGTAAGATATGTGCAAAATGGTGATCTTGATAAGGCTTTAAAGCTCTTCGAAGAAATACCTCACAAAGATGTGGTTTTATGGACTACAATAATTGTGGGATATGACCAAAATGGGTTTGCCAAAAAAGCCTTGgaaatttttaaataaatgcaaTTGGCGGGTCTAAAGTGGGACTCCAcgacctttgctagcatcctcccaaTTTTATGccaaaaatgggagctttagaatagGGTGTAGATATTCACCAAGGCATCATTCAAAGCAAACATTTGTCAAATGTTGCAATTGAAGTGGCTTGGTAGACATGTAAGCCTACACTTTGCATGTGAACTCTTTGACGAAATTCCTTAACCAGGCAAGCTTCACTTGTGTTTTATAGCATGTGGCATAGGATTAGTGAATG
This window harbors:
- the LOC131071704 gene encoding acidic endochitinase-like, with product MNLRDAAIALILATCIVWSASAGSIAIYWGQNGNEASLTQTCATGNFKFVILAFLPVFGSGQTPQLNLAGHCDPSSGGCKSLSAERQSCQQRNIKVFLSLGGGAGSYSIASAQDAHNVANYLWNNFLGGSSSSRPLGDAVLDGIDFDIEATTEHWDDLARAVSALSSRGGKKVFLSAAPQCPFPDAYVGNALQTGLFDFVWIQFYNNPPCQYANGGASLVSSWKQWINSIPKTTSFFLGLPASSSAAGSGFVPAATLKSSVLPQLKKSSKYAGVMLWSKFYDEQTQYSSSIKGSV